A window of the candidate division WOR-3 bacterium genome harbors these coding sequences:
- a CDS encoding ATP-binding protein: MDKKNSVVAHPIFGEGVVEASRWEGAELRVKFRSGLELWLPAKWFRPITVKHIKLDQISSKRLLEAFRLGIVPHQDIEYFTFGRGYELSELEQGLKALKEGSGNVYLVEGGYGSGKTHLLEYMHHLCLKYGFVTTYCELSVQETPMYRPKRVYRELVHNLRYIKEGSEYRFRDLLRMVASIEIRDHCFLTPVLRYVKNLEDDTLKNEVFWQLIEGESTKDYATDPLSPFRVRGGHKIPALYDYSTATDYYTYIISGLSHLVYEVGLGGLVIILDEVETIAHIWNYIEYSRGLNFLEGLIQAALDNDGLKVIDKRLLHNRVRPTPYVYPDPHILLILASTPVHGLRDFVGVRELIDRKVVLRRFSKAELELIYNNLYDVYTCAYPAFSIVISQRENIFNAALKRSYGELREFIKFSVEAFDWFRYSKPNP; this comes from the coding sequence ATGGATAAGAAGAACAGTGTAGTAGCACATCCTATATTTGGCGAAGGCGTAGTCGAGGCATCGCGTTGGGAAGGTGCGGAGCTGCGTGTCAAATTCCGTAGTGGCCTGGAGCTGTGGTTGCCCGCAAAGTGGTTCAGGCCTATCACCGTCAAGCACATCAAGCTCGACCAGATTTCGTCGAAGCGCCTTCTGGAGGCATTTCGCCTTGGTATCGTTCCGCATCAGGATATTGAATATTTCACTTTTGGCCGCGGTTATGAGTTGTCAGAACTGGAGCAGGGCCTAAAAGCGCTCAAGGAAGGGTCAGGTAATGTCTACCTGGTGGAGGGTGGCTACGGGTCAGGTAAAACCCATCTTCTGGAGTACATGCACCACCTGTGTCTGAAGTACGGGTTTGTGACTACCTATTGCGAGTTGAGCGTTCAGGAGACACCGATGTATCGTCCGAAACGAGTCTACCGGGAATTGGTACATAATCTCAGGTATATCAAGGAAGGTTCTGAATACAGGTTCCGGGATTTGCTGAGAATGGTGGCATCGATTGAGATAAGAGATCACTGTTTTCTTACACCGGTGCTGAGATATGTCAAAAACCTTGAGGATGATACTCTCAAGAACGAGGTGTTCTGGCAATTGATAGAGGGCGAATCGACGAAGGATTATGCAACAGACCCGCTTTCACCATTCCGTGTACGTGGTGGACATAAAATACCGGCCCTTTACGACTATTCAACGGCTACGGACTACTACACGTATATCATCAGCGGTTTGAGTCACCTTGTCTACGAGGTGGGTTTAGGGGGGCTGGTGATAATACTCGATGAAGTTGAGACGATAGCCCACATCTGGAATTACATCGAATATAGTCGGGGGCTTAATTTTCTGGAGGGCTTGATTCAGGCTGCTCTCGACAATGATGGTCTGAAGGTGATAGACAAACGGCTGTTGCACAATCGCGTGCGGCCGACGCCATACGTATACCCGGACCCTCATATTCTTCTGATCCTTGCATCCACTCCAGTACACGGGTTACGTGATTTTGTCGGTGTGCGTGAACTCATTGACCGAAAGGTTGTGCTGCGCAGGTTCAGCAAAGCCGAGTTAGAATTGATATACAATAACCTTTACGATGTATATACCTGCGCATACCCTGCATTTTCCATTGTTATTTCACAGCGAGAGAACATATTCAATGCCGCGTTGAAAAGGAGCTACGGTGAGTTGCGGGAGTTCATCAAATTCTCGGTCGAGGCTTTTGACTGGTTCAGGTACAGCAAGCCCAATCCATAA
- a CDS encoding DEAD/DEAH box helicase translates to MDSSEIKRALHRTWVPFFSHFGSFTPIQEITIPSILKNKNVVVISPSASGKTEAVIAPVLENLFERQVFAAPLNRPRILYISPTRALVNDLHRRLHDPIHYLDISMGMKTGDRPQLPDKNVPDVLLTTPESFDSLLTRRPRLFLDLEAVILDEIHLLDNTPRGDQLRILLNRLRKIRSRLHYAALSATIDDLDIGKRYFPDPEVCLLDARREIEYLLIPAEAFVHRLMAIAREKYLKKILVFFNARSLAELYSRKLSVPPFSDVVYIHHASLPRSKREDVEKVMNSTDRAILCATSTLELGIDIGSVDCIVLYRPPFDVSSMLQRVGRGNRRTHKLFAICVYTDGWEKALFETYLECAMQGKLYDRRYTPSLSVIPQQIYSYFHQRRRIGTTVNSLNRVFSPVFSEGTVKSVFKHLYEDGKVVETRPGIYFNSPSLEKKIDYGKIHSNIAETSFGEYDVINVALGIIVGRIFHLREKFVLGGKCWQISQIDEKEKKVYARCIGDASAVTKIFEGKGAGSYNYRLAPIIKKKFVPDLAFEDFPYAVEANNTHVMHLLGSMYGFVLADALFHDGIDAMDVEGKILVLNRLVPSDDRFPMPSNESIKRVMRENIRRLEDALGSGAYFYDLPVDSQVEDHMLNMDIGGFLGFLGSLRLVRIEMEQFRQYAESLQ, encoded by the coding sequence ATGGACAGTAGCGAAATCAAGCGGGCCCTGCACAGGACATGGGTTCCTTTTTTCAGCCATTTCGGCAGCTTCACGCCGATTCAGGAGATTACGATCCCCTCGATACTGAAGAACAAGAATGTCGTCGTGATATCACCGTCGGCATCAGGCAAGACCGAGGCAGTTATTGCCCCGGTCCTGGAAAACCTTTTCGAGCGCCAGGTTTTTGCCGCTCCCTTGAACAGACCGAGAATTTTGTATATATCTCCCACGCGCGCGTTGGTCAATGATCTTCACCGCCGGTTACACGACCCGATCCATTATCTGGATATTTCCATGGGCATGAAGACTGGCGACCGCCCGCAATTGCCCGACAAAAACGTTCCGGACGTTTTGTTAACAACTCCTGAGTCTTTTGACTCACTGCTGACGCGCCGACCCAGACTATTTTTGGATCTCGAAGCAGTTATACTCGATGAGATACATCTGCTTGATAACACACCGCGCGGCGACCAGCTTCGTATCCTGTTGAATAGACTGAGGAAAATAAGGAGCCGGCTCCATTATGCCGCTCTCTCGGCGACAATTGACGACCTGGATATCGGCAAAAGGTATTTCCCTGATCCGGAAGTTTGCCTGTTGGATGCACGGCGAGAGATTGAATATCTGCTCATACCTGCTGAGGCTTTCGTCCATAGGCTTATGGCCATCGCCAGGGAGAAGTATTTGAAGAAAATTCTTGTTTTCTTCAATGCGCGTAGTCTGGCCGAGCTCTATTCACGGAAATTGAGCGTTCCTCCTTTCTCGGATGTAGTGTATATACATCATGCAAGTCTGCCGCGGTCGAAGAGGGAGGATGTTGAGAAGGTCATGAACAGCACTGATCGCGCCATACTATGTGCAACATCCACGCTTGAATTAGGGATCGATATTGGGTCAGTGGATTGTATCGTGCTATATCGCCCACCGTTTGATGTATCTTCGATGCTGCAAAGGGTTGGCCGCGGCAATCGCCGGACGCACAAGCTTTTTGCGATCTGCGTGTATACAGATGGGTGGGAGAAGGCACTCTTTGAAACCTATCTGGAGTGTGCGATGCAGGGCAAGTTGTATGATAGGCGTTACACACCGAGCCTGTCGGTAATACCCCAACAAATTTACTCCTATTTCCACCAGCGGCGAAGGATTGGGACGACAGTGAACAGTCTAAACAGAGTATTTTCTCCGGTTTTCTCCGAGGGAACCGTAAAGTCCGTGTTCAAACATCTGTATGAAGATGGAAAGGTGGTCGAGACAAGACCCGGTATATATTTCAATTCACCTAGTCTTGAGAAGAAAATAGATTATGGTAAGATCCATTCAAATATCGCCGAGACATCTTTTGGTGAATATGATGTGATCAATGTAGCTCTGGGTATTATAGTTGGCCGCATTTTTCACCTGCGGGAGAAGTTCGTGTTGGGAGGTAAGTGCTGGCAGATCAGCCAGATCGACGAAAAAGAAAAGAAAGTCTACGCACGCTGTATCGGCGATGCTTCTGCAGTCACTAAGATATTCGAAGGCAAGGGTGCAGGGTCGTACAACTATCGCTTGGCGCCTATCATCAAAAAGAAATTCGTGCCGGACCTTGCTTTCGAGGATTTTCCTTATGCTGTCGAGGCAAACAATACTCATGTCATGCATTTATTAGGCTCGATGTATGGTTTTGTGTTGGCTGATGCTCTATTCCACGACGGCATCGATGCGATGGACGTTGAGGGAAAAATTTTAGTACTGAATAGACTCGTTCCATCCGATGACCGCTTCCCCATGCCGAGCAACGAATCGATCAAGCGGGTCATGCGTGAAAACATCCGACGTCTTGAAGATGCCTTGGGCAGCGGTGCCTACTTCTATGACCTCCCGGTCGACTCCCAGGTTGAGGACCATATGCTGAATATGGATATTGGTGGATTCCTCGGTTTCTTGGGCTCATTGCGGCTCGTGCGTATCGAGATGGAGCAGTTCCGTCAGTATGCTGAGAGCCTGCAGTAG
- a CDS encoding ATP-binding protein: protein MHLNSNLAKAVIHKLGSFGTPPEFGIEYFSVGVDNYLRVIEEEYLKGILKFNLSSFKLITGNYGGGKTHFLYLVRNIGWRNNYVTSYVTLSPTECPFDRLELVYKQVVLNLRIPVNDNHWKEPWNLGIDFLLKNWAKSAEGNILSKIRSFESSSFTNAVKAAVTNLLSEDEEGFQEVIQWLKGEDLPRELKLRYRISERIDRSNAFRMLRSLVQFVNSLGYSGLLLLFDEAERGMSISSARDKRRALDNLRQLVDECGNARLPGAMFFYAIPDENLLLEGSGGVYEALKQRLRSSFTRINPMGVKINLEDIGVSARDFLSELGTKLAIVFEIAYNHQLEQDIRDESLKNMIEAALEFQTLDVSYRRIFVIGVVEIFHRLKEKAAVIGRDEAREIFRSKVRMLADTEKAEVESEEF, encoded by the coding sequence ATGCATTTAAACTCTAACCTGGCCAAGGCTGTTATTCATAAGCTGGGAAGTTTTGGCACGCCTCCTGAATTCGGCATCGAGTATTTCAGTGTGGGTGTTGACAATTATCTGCGGGTAATCGAGGAAGAGTACCTTAAGGGAATACTCAAATTCAATCTTTCATCATTCAAACTGATCACCGGCAACTACGGCGGCGGCAAGACACACTTTCTTTACCTTGTACGTAATATCGGTTGGCGTAACAACTACGTGACGAGTTATGTTACATTGAGCCCTACCGAATGCCCTTTTGACCGGCTGGAACTTGTCTACAAACAGGTTGTGCTGAATCTCAGAATACCGGTAAATGATAATCACTGGAAAGAGCCATGGAATCTCGGTATCGATTTTCTTTTAAAGAATTGGGCTAAATCCGCAGAAGGAAATATTCTGTCTAAGATAAGAAGTTTTGAAAGTTCCAGCTTCACCAATGCGGTGAAAGCTGCGGTCACGAATCTGTTGAGCGAGGACGAAGAAGGCTTTCAGGAAGTAATACAATGGTTAAAGGGGGAAGATTTGCCGCGCGAGTTGAAACTTCGCTATCGTATATCGGAACGGATCGACCGCAGTAATGCATTCAGGATGTTACGCAGTCTCGTGCAATTTGTAAATTCGCTAGGTTATTCCGGTCTATTACTTCTCTTCGATGAAGCAGAGAGGGGGATGAGTATTTCATCGGCGCGCGACAAACGTCGCGCACTCGATAATCTCAGGCAGCTCGTTGATGAATGCGGTAATGCACGTCTGCCAGGAGCAATGTTCTTCTATGCGATCCCCGATGAGAACCTCCTTCTTGAGGGAAGTGGTGGTGTCTATGAAGCTTTGAAGCAGAGGCTCCGATCAAGTTTCACGAGGATAAATCCGATGGGCGTTAAGATCAATTTAGAGGATATTGGGGTGAGCGCAAGGGATTTTCTTAGCGAATTAGGTACAAAGCTTGCGATAGTATTCGAAATCGCCTATAATCATCAACTTGAACAAGATATCCGTGATGAATCCTTGAAAAATATGATCGAAGCAGCTCTGGAGTTCCAGACTCTCGATGTCAGCTACCGTAGGATCTTTGTAATTGGCGTTGTTGAAATCTTCCACCGGCTGAAGGAAAAGGCCGCGGTTATTGGAAGAGACGAGGCACGGGAAATATTCCGCTCAAAAGTGAGGATGCTTGCCGATACAGAAAAGGCGGAGGTTGAGAGCGAAGAATTCTGA